The proteins below come from a single Deltaproteobacteria bacterium genomic window:
- a CDS encoding AMP-dependent synthetase — QGRADDTIKIAGKRVGPAEVESALNGHPLVTESATIGVPHSVKGEALICFVVLKFPDKISDALRKELAGVVVRVLGKTLAPEKIEFVPTLPKTRSGKIVRAAIRKKYLGETLTDLSTIENPESLDFVRNDNLHKRLAD; from the coding sequence CAGGGACGCGCCGACGACACAATCAAAATCGCCGGGAAAAGAGTGGGACCCGCGGAAGTGGAATCGGCACTCAATGGACACCCTTTGGTTACCGAATCCGCGACGATTGGTGTTCCTCATTCAGTGAAAGGCGAAGCGTTGATCTGTTTTGTGGTACTCAAATTCCCTGACAAAATTTCTGATGCTTTACGAAAAGAACTGGCCGGTGTGGTAGTACGGGTGCTTGGAAAAACGCTGGCTCCGGAAAAAATTGAATTTGTCCCGACGCTCCCAAAAACACGCTCCGGAAAAATCGTGCGCGCCGCCATCCGCAAAAAATATCTCGGAGAAACCCTCACCGACCTAAGCACCATCGAAAACCCGGAAAGTCTGGATTTTGTTCGCAATGACAATTTACATAAACGTCTTGCAGATTAG
- a CDS encoding beta-lactamase family protein yields MSFSHPINQMMEQAIERGVFPAASLLVGHHGDILHEGNYGEARGGVYFDVASLTKAVSTTTLMMQLVQEDLLHLEDTLQQWLPNATAPQHKEITLTHLLSHTSGLPAWHPFYRELPLDQVGTPEGKQHIVSACLEEPIISKPGSQCTYSDLGFILLGEIVEQAGYASLDALFQNRIARPLEMKDTFFMHNVGLIPKEERSMVHSPWSIVHQKRFAPTEDCPWRKHVIQGEVHDPNAYAMGGVAGHAGIFSTTEDLHRFIKTMINCYHGKSDWIDPKIVRQFIDFNINTLTHEHMGTYVLGWDTPTFGQSSAGRYFSPHSVGHLGYTGCSMWIDLDKDFWAILLSNRIHPDATNEKIKAFRPRIHNLICKTFM; encoded by the coding sequence ATGAGTTTTTCTCATCCAATCAATCAAATGATGGAACAGGCCATTGAGCGCGGAGTCTTTCCCGCCGCGAGTTTGCTGGTGGGACATCATGGCGACATTTTGCATGAAGGAAATTATGGAGAGGCACGCGGCGGCGTTTATTTCGATGTTGCCTCTTTGACCAAAGCGGTTTCCACCACAACACTTATGATGCAACTCGTTCAGGAAGATCTGCTCCATTTAGAGGACACGCTTCAGCAGTGGCTCCCCAACGCCACGGCCCCGCAACACAAGGAAATCACGCTCACGCATCTGCTTTCCCACACCTCCGGACTTCCCGCGTGGCATCCTTTTTATCGGGAACTTCCGCTCGATCAGGTGGGCACTCCCGAGGGAAAACAGCACATTGTTTCAGCCTGTCTCGAGGAACCAATTATCAGCAAACCCGGATCTCAATGCACCTACAGCGATCTCGGTTTTATTTTACTGGGCGAAATTGTGGAGCAGGCGGGTTACGCATCCCTCGACGCCTTGTTTCAAAACAGAATTGCAAGACCTTTGGAAATGAAGGACACTTTTTTCATGCACAATGTCGGTCTAATCCCGAAAGAAGAACGGTCCATGGTCCATAGTCCATGGTCCATAGTCCATCAGAAACGTTTCGCGCCAACCGAAGATTGTCCGTGGCGGAAACATGTCATTCAAGGCGAGGTCCATGACCCGAATGCCTACGCAATGGGCGGCGTTGCCGGTCATGCAGGAATTTTTTCAACGACGGAAGATTTGCATCGCTTCATCAAAACAATGATCAACTGTTATCACGGAAAATCAGACTGGATTGATCCGAAAATTGTCCGTCAATTTATTGATTTCAACATCAACACATTAACACATGAACACATGGGCACATATGTACTTGGTTGGGATACACCCACCTTTGGCCAATCTTCCGCCGGCCGCTACTTCTCCCCCCATTCTGTGGGGCATTTGGGTTACACCGGTTGTTCAATGTGGATTGATCTGGACAAAGATTTCTGGGCAATTTTACTGAGCAACCGAATCCACCCGGACGCAACCAACGAAAAAATAAAAGCCTTCCGCCCCCGCATCCACAACCTAATCTGCAAGACGTTTATGTAA